Proteins encoded within one genomic window of Triticum aestivum cultivar Chinese Spring chromosome 2D, IWGSC CS RefSeq v2.1, whole genome shotgun sequence:
- the LOC123052508 gene encoding cytochrome c oxidase subunit 2-like has translation MILRSLSCRFLTIALCDAAEPWQLGSQEAATPMMQGIIDIHHDIFFFLILVLVFVSRMLVRALRHFNKQTNPIPQRIVHGTTIEIIWTIFPSVILLFIAIPSFALLYSMDGVLVDPAITIKAIGHQWYRTYEYSDYKSSDEQSLTFDSYTIPEDDPELGQSCLLEVDNRVVVPAKTHLRMIVTPADVPHSWVVPSSGVKCDAIPGRSNLTSISVQ, from the exons ATGATTCTTCGTTCATTATCATGTCGATTCCTCACAATCGCTCTTTGTGATGCTGCGGAACCATGGCAATTAGGATCTCAAGAGGCAGCAACACCTATGATGCAAGGAATCATTGACATACATCACGATATCTTTTTCTTCCTCATTCTTGTTTTGGTTTTCGTATCACGGATGTTGGTTCGCGCTTTACGGCATTTCAACAAGCAAACTAATCCAATCCCACAAAGGATTGTTCATGGAACTACTATCGAAATTATTTGGACCATATTTCCAAGTGTCATTCTTTTGTTCATTGCTATACCATCGTTTGCTCTGTTATACTCAATGGACGGGGTATTAGTAGATCCAGCCATTACTATCAAAGCTATTGGACATCAATGGTATCGGA CTTATGAGTATTCAGACTATAAGAGTTCTGATGAACAGTCACTCACTTTTGACAGCTATACGATTCCAGAAGATGATCCAGAATTGGGTCAATCATGTTTATTAGAAGTTGATAATAGAGTGGTTGTACCAGCCAAAACTCATCTACGTATGATTGTAACACCCGCTGATGTACCTCATAGTTGGGTTGTACCTTCCTCAGGTGTCAAATGTGATGCTATACCTGGTCGTTCAAATCTTACGTCCATCTCGGTACAATGA